Proteins encoded in a region of the Borreliella valaisiana VS116 genome:
- a CDS encoding DUF226 domain-containing protein, whose protein sequence is MENLLKTTKTEERKFDFHKTSIFIMKEKKNDRNIYHTKILKEIHKVVSDKKQRCIVLFKDLFNESKIQNLYLYPIQEGDKFLGIFYGYKKPIKNILVQYKLDGVKKAYTFSKAYYIEFRFKTGSVFCYIKDIRRLLKKEKIDTQYNKALVERFLNLEKHVYEFYNKKYSSEGLIIKWILKNLK, encoded by the coding sequence ATGGAGAATTTATTGAAAACTACAAAAACAGAAGAACGGAAATTTGACTTTCATAAAACAAGTATTTTTATAATGAAAGAAAAAAAAAATGATAGAAATATTTATCATACAAAAATACTAAAGGAAATTCATAAAGTAGTAAGTGATAAAAAACAAAGATGTATAGTTCTTTTTAAAGACTTATTCAATGAATCAAAAATTCAAAATCTTTATCTATATCCTATACAAGAAGGGGATAAATTTTTGGGGATTTTTTATGGTTATAAAAAACCAATAAAAAATATTCTTGTACAGTATAAATTAGACGGGGTTAAAAAAGCATATACATTTTCAAAAGCATATTACATAGAATTTAGATTTAAAACCGGCAGTGTTTTTTGCTATATAAAGGATATAAGGCGTCTATTAAAAAAAGAAAAGATAGATACGCAGTATAATAAAGCACTTGTTGAAAGATTTTTAAATTTAGAAAAACATGTATACGAATTTTACAATAAAAAATATTCTAGTGAAGGGCTAATTATAAAATGGATTTTAAAAAATCTAAAATAA